Sequence from the Undibacterium piscinae genome:
GGCCTTGTTCCATTCAAGTGCCCCTTCACTAATGGAATTGCGATATTTTTCAGGGATATTTTTGTCCAGCCAGTAGACGATAGGCTGTTTTGGCTCGGACAGTATCGCGTGCTCGTCCGCTTTTTCCAGTCGCCAGCGATTGACGATGTGGCGGGAGGTCTTAGGCTGAGTATCTTCAGTGAAATCGTAACTTGTGGTGACGAAATGTCCTATCCTGTCGTCGGCCAGGCGCGGTCGCATGAGCTCTGGCGGCAAGGCTGTGAAGCTATAGTAAAAGCCGATAAAGAAACTGCGTGGATCAGGAGTAGTTTGCGGTGGTGTCGGAACTGCGACCGGACTCGGGACTAACGGTGTGGCAGCGATTCTGGGCGTGAAGAAGTGTGAATTGACCAGTAAGCCTGATAGCGATTCATCCGCATTGATTTTGCTGAAACTGCTGTTTGACCGATCCATTACATAGGGGATGCGGTAGGTAGTCTCCAGTCGCGTTGAGTAACCGGGAATATCATTAAACAGCAGGGCACTAGCATCAATTAATATCGCTTTTGATTCCGTGTGAGGTGCACTCAGGACGGTGGCGCTAGCAAGCAAGCTATCGGAAAAAGCCTGAGTTACCGCTAGCGCCTGCGGTGTACCAGGAGTGGCGTAATACTCAGTATTTTTGGCTATTAATTGCACCTGGTTGCCGATTTTCTTAAATACAACCTGATAACTGTTACCCATCTGGCTGCCGTACAAACCGCGTTCGCCTATGCTGCTAGGAATGTTGTAGGAAAACAAAAACGGATGCTCGAATTGTTCCGGACGAATTTCCATCCAGACTTTTTCGTCTTTCTGGTACAAGGTAAACAAGCCCTTGTACTCTTTGCTATCTTTGATGATTTCCTTGAACGGTTTTAGCGCTCCTGCCGTTGCGCTGGCAGGGGCAGAAGCAGAAGCAGACGCAGTATTGAGATTGGCTGACGTCGCCGAGGTCGTTGCTGTGTTTACCGGTATTGGTGCACAGCCAGAGTTGAGTAGTGCGCCTAACATGGCGATGCTGATCGCTTTTAATTTCAGTGCGGTGTGCTGATACGGCATGTTTTTCATCTCAAATGTCTGTGCTAATAATCGGGCGATTTTGTGTGCTTTTTTGTATGTTTTTTTTTGCCAGAGAAATACGCTTTTGCAAAAAAATATCTTCACATAAGTTTCAAATTTTTAACATCTATTTTTTAGTATGAAGTGTAAGACTGTATTAATGACAATAGCTTGGAATAGTGCTGATTTGATACCTGCGAAAAAAAAGCAAGGAACGGATTCCTTGCTTTGGACGGGCTGAAAAAGCTGGTTGGAGCTTAGCGATCAATACACATGCAATGTGCCATCGTGATATAGCCCTTGCCACCCTTATTCAAATCGGCTAACCAGCTTAGTTCGTTTACCATTTCGCTGGCAGCTGCCGGTGGTACTGGTAGTGCCGCACGCTTGAATTGTTCGCTGAGTTGATCGCTGAACTGATCATTGACTATCTGTGCCACGCTGCCACCGAGCAGGCTAAAGATGCGGTCAAATTTAGAGGGCTCGCGTTCTATATAAGTGACGCGATAGTCGCTACCAAGCTTGGCGCGGCGGGCCGCTGATTTGAGTGCATCTGTGTAGCTGCCGACGGTATCGATCAAGTTGCGCTGCTTCGCTTGCTCGCCGGTCCAGACCCGGCCTTGCGCCACTTCATCAATCTTGGCCTGAGTGGTATTACGGGCCACCGCAGCCTTCCCGGTAAAATCCATATAGATGTGATTGATGCCGGCTTGTATCACTTCGCCAAAGCGAGGATTCATCGGGCGCAGCGGATTGAAAGCGTCGCCTAGCCAGGTGGTGGTGGTGCCACCGGTATGCACGCCTAGCTTGTCTATGGCTTTGTCGGCAGTAGGGAAAATGGCGAAGACGCCGATAGAGCCGGTGACCGTGGCGGCGTCAGCAATTATTTCATCGGCAGCCATCGAGATCCAGTAGCCACCGGAGGCTGCCACGTTACCCATGGAAACCACCACCGGCTTGCCAGCCTTGCGGGTCAGTTCCAGTTCGCGCCGTATCAGCTCGGAGCCGAAGGCGCTGCC
This genomic interval carries:
- a CDS encoding DUF5117 domain-containing protein encodes the protein MLGALLNSGCAPIPVNTATTSATSANLNTASASASAPASATAGALKPFKEIIKDSKEYKGLFTLYQKDEKVWMEIRPEQFEHPFLFSYNIPSSIGERGLYGSQMGNSYQVVFKKIGNQVQLIAKNTEYYATPGTPQALAVTQAFSDSLLASATVLSAPHTESKAILIDASALLFNDIPGYSTRLETTYRIPYVMDRSNSSFSKINADESLSGLLVNSHFFTPRIAATPLVPSPVAVPTPPQTTPDPRSFFIGFYYSFTALPPELMRPRLADDRIGHFVTTSYDFTEDTQPKTSRHIVNRWRLEKADEHAILSEPKQPIVYWLDKNIPEKYRNSISEGALEWNKAFEKIGFKNAIVVKQQTDSDSFDTMDARHASIRWFVGTDVGFAIGGQDIASNSQLAIFSGAAASPDRKLRLLQR